Proteins encoded by one window of Rhodamnia argentea isolate NSW1041297 chromosome 6, ASM2092103v1, whole genome shotgun sequence:
- the LOC115744879 gene encoding non-specific lipid transfer protein GPI-anchored 5-like isoform X1, translating to MAQTRMRIVALVLAMVAAGAAAQSSSCTNALISMSPCLNYITGNSSSPSSSCCSQLANVVRSEPQCLCQALNVGGSSLGISINQTRALAVPSACNIQTQPISRCNAAASPSASPTGAPDTPNAVPSDSGTKEVPTTEQDGSSAGSIAELSIPLLFALLFAASYASANT from the exons ATGGCACAGACTAGGATGAGAATTGTGGCCCTGGTCTTGGCCATGGTGGCGGCTGGAGCGGCGGCTCAGTCGTCGAGCTGCACGAACGCGCTGATCAGCATGTCCCCCTGCCTCAACTACATCACGGGCAACTCCTCGTCCCCGTCCTCGAGCTGCTGCTCGCAGCTCGCCAACGTGGTCCGCTCGGAGCCACAGTGCCTGTGCCAGGCCCTCAACGTGGGCGGCTCTTCCCTCGGTATCAGCATCAACCAGACCCGGGCCCTCGCCGTGCCCAGCGCTTGCAACATTCAGACTCAACCGATCAGCCGTTGCAACG CAGCTGCTTCGCCCTCCGCATCGCCTACCGGAGCTCCTGATACCCCCAATGCAGTTCCTTCAG ATTCCGGAACGAAAGAGGTACCAACGACCGAACAAGACGGCTCATCAGCAGGAAGCATCGCCGAGCTGTCGATTCCGCTTCTGTTTGCCCTGCTCTTCGCAGCATCATATGCCTCAGCTAATACCTAA
- the LOC115744879 gene encoding non-specific lipid transfer protein GPI-anchored 5-like isoform X2 produces the protein MAQTRMRIVALVLAMVAAGAAAQSSSCTNALISMSPCLNYITGNSSSPSSSCCSQLANVVRSEPQCLCQALNVGGSSLGISINQTRALAVPSACNIQTQPISRCNAASPSASPTGAPDTPNAVPSDSGTKEVPTTEQDGSSAGSIAELSIPLLFALLFAASYASANT, from the exons ATGGCACAGACTAGGATGAGAATTGTGGCCCTGGTCTTGGCCATGGTGGCGGCTGGAGCGGCGGCTCAGTCGTCGAGCTGCACGAACGCGCTGATCAGCATGTCCCCCTGCCTCAACTACATCACGGGCAACTCCTCGTCCCCGTCCTCGAGCTGCTGCTCGCAGCTCGCCAACGTGGTCCGCTCGGAGCCACAGTGCCTGTGCCAGGCCCTCAACGTGGGCGGCTCTTCCCTCGGTATCAGCATCAACCAGACCCGGGCCCTCGCCGTGCCCAGCGCTTGCAACATTCAGACTCAACCGATCAGCCGTTGCAACG CTGCTTCGCCCTCCGCATCGCCTACCGGAGCTCCTGATACCCCCAATGCAGTTCCTTCAG ATTCCGGAACGAAAGAGGTACCAACGACCGAACAAGACGGCTCATCAGCAGGAAGCATCGCCGAGCTGTCGATTCCGCTTCTGTTTGCCCTGCTCTTCGCAGCATCATATGCCTCAGCTAATACCTAA
- the LOC115744878 gene encoding non-specific lipid transfer protein GPI-anchored 20 isoform X2, producing MKHFRPSSLSLPLLAMAITLSITTVPVRSQITTPCTPSMMSTFTPCMNFVTNSSLNGTTPTSQCCDSLKSLTNSGMGCLCLIVAGGIPFQLPINRTLAISLPRACNMPRVPLQCKSTGAPLPAPGPATLGPILSPSSSPASSPAGSTDSQPVSPALSPESDTPSLSTPPSSTVSSENPTQTTGSRSNVNPSAARPSNVFSPVLLLVALASSFLKYY from the exons ATGAAGCATTTCAGGCCCAGCTCACTCTCTCTTCCACTCCTCGCCATGGCCATCACGCTCTCGATCACCACCGTCCCGGTGCGCAGCCAGATCACCACGCCGTGCACTCCCTCCATGATGTCGACCTTCACGCCGTGCATGAACTTTGTCACCAACAGCAGCCTCAACGGCACAACGCCGACCTCGCAGTGTTGCGACTCGCTCAAGTCGCTCACAAACAGCGGGATGGGCTGCCTGTGCCTCATTGTGGCTGGTGGCATTCCGTTCCAGTTACCCATCAATCGGACCCTTGCCATCTCGCTTCCCCGGGCCTGCAACATGCCTCGTGTTCCCCTCCAGTGCAAAT CTACCGGTGCGCCTCTTCCTGCTCCAG GTCCTGCCACGCTCGGACCGATTCTCTCTCCGTCATCCTCTCCAGCGAGCAGTC CGGCAGGGTCCACAGATTCTCAACCCGTCTCACCAGCTCTGTCCCCAGAATCCGACACGCCTTCGCTCTCAACTCCGCCATCTTCGACAGTCAGTTCAGAGAATCCGACGCAAACCACCGGGAGCCGCTCTAATGTAAACCCGTCAGCCGCCAGGCCCTCCAATGTTTTCTCACCAGTGCTGCTGCTAGTCGCATTGGCATCGTCTTTCTTGAAGTACTACTGA
- the LOC115744878 gene encoding non-specific lipid transfer protein GPI-anchored 20 isoform X1, producing MKHFRPSSLSLPLLAMAITLSITTVPVRSQITTPCTPSMMSTFTPCMNFVTNSSLNGTTPTSQCCDSLKSLTNSGMGCLCLIVAGGIPFQLPINRTLAISLPRACNMPRVPLQCKSTGAPLPAPGPATLGPILSPSSSPASSPTGSTDSQPVSPALSPESDTPSLSTPPSSTVSSENPTQTTGSRSNVNPSAARPSNVFSPVLLLVALASSFLKYY from the exons ATGAAGCATTTCAGGCCCAGCTCACTCTCTCTTCCACTCCTCGCCATGGCCATCACGCTCTCGATCACCACCGTCCCGGTGCGCAGCCAGATCACCACGCCGTGCACTCCCTCCATGATGTCGACCTTCACGCCGTGCATGAACTTTGTCACCAACAGCAGCCTCAACGGCACAACGCCGACCTCGCAGTGTTGCGACTCGCTCAAGTCGCTCACAAACAGCGGGATGGGCTGCCTGTGCCTCATTGTGGCTGGTGGCATTCCGTTCCAGTTACCCATCAATCGGACCCTTGCCATCTCGCTTCCCCGGGCCTGCAACATGCCTCGTGTTCCCCTCCAGTGCAAAT CTACCGGTGCGCCTCTTCCTGCTCCAG GTCCTGCCACGCTCGGACCGATTCTCTCTCCGTCATCCTCTCCAGCGAGCAGTCCTACAG GGTCCACAGATTCTCAACCCGTCTCACCAGCTCTGTCCCCAGAATCCGACACGCCTTCGCTCTCAACTCCGCCATCTTCGACAGTCAGTTCAGAGAATCCGACGCAAACCACCGGGAGCCGCTCTAATGTAAACCCGTCAGCCGCCAGGCCCTCCAATGTTTTCTCACCAGTGCTGCTGCTAGTCGCATTGGCATCGTCTTTCTTGAAGTACTACTGA